One genomic window of Campylobacter curvus includes the following:
- a CDS encoding electron transfer flavoprotein subunit alpha/FixB family protein: MSICMIVTDEAPFGGMLNIAKSLGDVCAVVLGSKNLADKVAASGVSSVIFAETNLPESKAKAVAAEIKNLAPKLVLASLAPGAKIVAGAVTAALDGVAIPNVTEAKFENDSLVVTQSALGGHVLETLKSDKPVVAFYDGKDVEAPSGSSVEIKTLDGESYQMDMKSQNLGSEKSGLLEASRVVSFGRGVKSKDDIALIRSLAEALNAEVSCSMPIADDLGWMPKECYIGRSGQKISPKLYFTVGISGAPQHLEGVRGAKIIVAVDKDPDARIFKSADYGIVGDLYEVIPAVQDALKN; the protein is encoded by the coding sequence ATGAGTATTTGTATGATCGTAACTGATGAAGCGCCGTTTGGCGGCATGTTAAATATCGCTAAAAGCTTAGGCGATGTCTGCGCCGTGGTGCTTGGTTCTAAAAATTTAGCGGATAAAGTCGCTGCTAGCGGCGTTAGCTCGGTGATATTCGCCGAGACGAATTTGCCCGAGTCAAAGGCAAAAGCGGTGGCAGCGGAAATAAAAAATTTAGCTCCAAAGCTTGTTTTAGCAAGTCTCGCTCCGGGAGCGAAGATAGTAGCAGGAGCCGTTACAGCGGCACTTGACGGGGTCGCTATACCAAATGTCACGGAGGCTAAATTTGAAAATGACTCGCTAGTCGTCACTCAAAGCGCACTTGGTGGTCATGTTTTAGAGACATTAAAAAGCGACAAACCAGTCGTTGCCTTTTATGACGGCAAAGATGTCGAAGCGCCAAGCGGTTCAAGCGTAGAGATAAAAACGCTTGACGGTGAGAGCTATCAAATGGATATGAAAAGCCAGAATTTAGGCTCTGAAAAATCAGGCTTACTGGAAGCTTCTAGGGTCGTATCTTTTGGTAGGGGCGTGAAGTCAAAAGACGATATCGCGCTCATAAGGTCTTTGGCAGAGGCGCTAAATGCCGAAGTGAGTTGCTCGATGCCGATCGCAGACGATCTTGGCTGGATGCCAAAGGAGTGCTACATCGGACGTTCAGGTCAGAAAATTTCACCAAAGCTTTACTTTACGGTGGGAATTTCAGGCGCTCCTCAACATTTAGAGGGCGTAAGAGGTGCAAAGATAATAGTAGCGGTCGATAAAGACCCTGACGCTAGGATATTTAAGTCCGCTGATTACGGCATAGTAGGCGATCTTTATGAGGTCATACCGGCGGTTCAAGACGCCCTTAAAAATTAA
- a CDS encoding electron transfer flavoprotein subunit beta/FixA family protein, giving the protein MKIAVVYKWGRDPESAVVRSDGNVDWRGAKMVALEDDPAALAVAKNIASGTNADIVGVCIGDGDASWILARGVKETFSVADAPNLDDQALVAKILAAAIKKIGDVDVVVIGDCAAYPMVAGCLAGELGFSAVGSVISASATADSIVATRHIGNEEQTITVKTPAVLGVVAQTEEKNAPGMKDMLMARKKPINNVASAELGVELKDRFVSLKLSVPETKHTTLFNEDAQSAAKKLVDALKKEGVLL; this is encoded by the coding sequence ATGAAAATAGCCGTAGTGTATAAGTGGGGCAGAGACCCCGAGTCAGCCGTCGTACGCAGTGACGGTAACGTTGATTGGCGCGGTGCGAAAATGGTGGCGCTAGAGGACGACCCTGCCGCACTTGCGGTAGCTAAAAACATCGCAAGTGGCACAAATGCCGATATAGTCGGAGTTTGCATCGGGGACGGCGATGCTAGCTGGATACTTGCGCGCGGTGTGAAAGAGACATTCAGCGTGGCTGACGCGCCAAATTTAGACGATCAGGCGTTGGTAGCTAAAATTTTAGCCGCCGCTATCAAAAAGATAGGCGATGTGGATGTGGTCGTTATAGGAGATTGTGCGGCGTATCCTATGGTTGCAGGCTGCTTGGCGGGCGAGCTTGGATTTAGCGCTGTTGGTAGTGTGATCTCTGCGAGCGCGACTGCTGATAGTATCGTAGCTACAAGACATATCGGCAACGAAGAGCAGACCATCACGGTTAAGACCCCAGCCGTGCTTGGCGTGGTGGCTCAGACCGAGGAGAAAAATGCTCCCGGCATGAAAGATATGCTGATGGCGAGGAAAAAACCGATAAACAACGTCGCTTCTGCCGAGCTTGGAGTGGAGCTAAAAGATAGATTCGTCTCGCTTAAATTAAGCGTGCCTGAGACTAAGCACACTACGCTGTTTAACGAGGACGCACAAAGTGCGGCTAAAAAACTAGTAGATGCATTGAAAAAAGAGGGAGTATTGCTATGA
- a CDS encoding TetR/AcrR family transcriptional regulator — MAKVVDKELMRENIIKAAVATFLKNGVNSTTMEHIAKEADIAKGTLYLYFSSKQDLVSACNVDHYTSLKSSLIPKKMLPSLDDFLKHIEKNLFINKKRAEYVKIFFEAFGAQLNSKDFTDEYNLFFEEIAAFYEQNLKFLIEKGEADADIDTFTLSRAIVSMMDGLTLHRGFFNIENTKYNGMVRDAIAMFRMMLAPKF, encoded by the coding sequence GTGGCAAAGGTCGTAGATAAAGAACTGATGAGAGAAAATATAATAAAAGCGGCGGTCGCAACGTTCCTAAAAAACGGTGTGAACAGCACGACGATGGAGCACATTGCAAAAGAGGCGGATATCGCAAAAGGCACTTTGTATCTGTATTTTTCATCAAAACAAGATCTAGTCTCTGCGTGCAACGTCGATCATTACACAAGCCTAAAATCGTCCTTGATACCTAAAAAAATGCTTCCGAGCCTTGATGATTTCTTAAAACATATAGAAAAAAATCTCTTCATCAACAAAAAAAGAGCCGAATATGTAAAAATTTTCTTCGAGGCGTTTGGGGCGCAGCTAAATAGCAAAGATTTTACCGACGAATACAATCTATTTTTCGAAGAGATCGCCGCCTTTTACGAGCAAAATTTAAAATTTTTGATAGAAAAAGGTGAGGCCGACGCCGATATCGACACTTTCACACTAAGTAGAGCCATAGTCAGCATGATGGACGGACTCACCTTGCATAGAGGATTTTTCAACATCGAAAATACCAAATATAACGGCATGGTAAGAGATGCCATAGCGATGTTTAGGATGATGCTTGCTCCTAAATTTTAG
- a CDS encoding rhodanese-like domain-containing protein — translation MRKFLLALASAVVLFAANEVGHLSGDEVSKLVGSKDAVIVDVRVDEQFNEGHIKDAVHIPLKDIEANPGKFKDFDGKKVVLYCNSGRQSGKAAEILHKNGIKDVYNADGVKQYKYDLVK, via the coding sequence ATGAGAAAATTTCTTTTAGCACTTGCGAGTGCGGTTGTTTTGTTCGCTGCAAACGAGGTAGGACATCTAAGCGGCGATGAGGTGAGCAAGCTAGTGGGCTCAAAAGACGCAGTGATCGTCGATGTGAGGGTCGATGAGCAGTTTAACGAGGGGCACATCAAAGACGCCGTGCATATCCCGCTCAAAGATATTGAGGCCAATCCTGGTAAATTTAAGGATTTTGACGGCAAAAAAGTCGTGCTTTACTGCAACAGCGGCAGACAAAGCGGCAAAGCGGCTGAAATTTTACACAAAAACGGCATCAAAGACGTCTATAACGCCGACGGTGTCAAACAATACAAATACGATCTCGTAAAATAG